From Watersipora subatra chromosome 2, tzWatSuba1.1, whole genome shotgun sequence, one genomic window encodes:
- the LOC137387031 gene encoding zinc finger protein 431-like, with protein sequence MELTAAGENPDKVLETDILVDDIDSLATLNVDIKLEADEIFDSNNFDCHSDVSDESDEDFKPHKNSKKRKTSSKRKAKPKSYCEDCQLETIGDSILHPLLPIYDTQVRVGEPDRAKKTLPQGLSLSDSKIKGAGKGVWTDIKIPKFSRFGPYEGVQQMCTGIQKEEVSGYGWRVTGQVPHYIDGEDIKRANWLRYVNSARFRQEQNLEAFQHKGKIYYKALFDISEGNELLVRYGDDLATDLGVNKDEYAAISTPPVDSLDCMKYARDITATLKCKECDFPRTFNHQPTNTCTSHTSSTEKPYACTQCDYRCVQSGSLQRHMKTHTGEKPYACTQCDYRCVQRGTLQTHMQTHTGEKLYACTQCDYRCVQSGSLQRHMKIHTGEKPYACAQCDYRCVQRSNLQTHMKTHTGEKPYACTQCDYRCVQLGNLQRHVKTHTGEKLYACTQCDYRCAQSGSLQRHMKTHTGEKPYACTQRDYRCAELSNLQTHMKTHTRKKPYACTQCDYWSADKGDLRRHVKTHTREKPYACTQCDYRCVQSGSLQRHMKTHTGEKPYACTQCDYRCAQRGALQTHMQTHTGEKLYACTQCDYRCVQSGSLQRHMKTHTGEKPYACAQCDYRCVQRSNLQTHMKTHTGEKPYACTQCDYRCSGSLQRHMKTHTGEKPYACTQCDYRCVQRGTLQTHMKTHIREKPYACTQCDYRFVDSGSLQRHMKTHTGEKPYACTQCDYRCVQRIHLQRHMKTHTGEKPYACTQCDYRCVQHGNLHRHMKTHTD encoded by the exons ATGGAATTGACAGCAGCTGGTGAAAACCCTGACAAGGTGTTAGAGACAGATATATTG GTTGATGACATTGATTCCCTTGCAACCTTGAACGTGGACATAAAGCTTGAAGCGGATGAAATTTTTGATTCTAACAACTTTGATTGTCATTCTGATGTATCAGATGAGAGTGATGAGGATTTCAAGCCACACAAAAATAGCAAGAAAAGAAAAACATCATCGAAACGTAAAGCCAAGCCAAAAAGTT actGTGAAGATTGTCAACTAGAAACTATTGGTGATTCCATTTTACACCCTCTTCTGCCCATTTATGATACTCAG gTAAGAGTTGGTGAACCGGACAGAGCTAAAAAGACACTCCCTCAAGGACTCTCATTGTCCGACTCCAAAATTAAAGGTGCTGGTAAAGGAGTGTGGACTGATATAAAAATACCCAAGTTCTCTCGGTTTGGTCCCTATGAAGGAGTGCAGCAAATGTGTACGGGTATTCAGAAGGAGGAAGTGTCTGGCTATGGTTGGCGG GTAACTGGTCAAGTGCCTCATTACATTGATGGAGAAGATATTAAAAGAGCCAACTGGTTACGCTATGTCAACTCTGCTAGATTCCGACAGGAACAGAATCTTGAAGCATTTCAGCATAAAGGAAAAATTTACTACAAAGCGTTATTTGATATTTCTGAAG GTAATGAGTTACTCGTACGGTATGGAGATGACTTAGCCACAGATCTGGGAGTTAACAAAGATGAATATGCTGCCATCTCAACTCCTCCAGTCG ATTCTCTGGACTGTATGAAGTATGCAAGAGATATAACAGCAACTCTGAAATGTAAAGAATGTGATTTCCCACGTACTTTCAATCATCAACCGACTAATACCTGTACGTCTCACACATCCAGTACTgagaaaccctatgcatgtacacagtgtgactataggtgtgTGCAGAGTGGTAGTCTACAGagacatatgaaaactcatacaggggagaaaccctatgcatgtacacagtgtgactataggtgtgTGCAGCGTGGTACTCTACAGACACATATGCAAACTCATACAGGGGAAAAACTgtatgcatgtactcagtgtgactataggtgtgTGCAGAGTGGTAGTCTACAGAGACATATGAAAATtcatacaggggagaaaccctatgcatgtgcacagtgtgactataggtgtgTGCAGCGTAGTAATCTACAgacacatatgaaaactcatacaggggagaaaccctatgcatgtactcagtgtgactatagatGTGTGCAGCTTGGTAATTTACAGAGACAtgtgaaaactcatacaggggagaaactctatgcatgtactcagtgtgactatag gtgtgCGCAGAGTGGTAGTCTACAGagacatatgaaaactcatacaggggagaaaccctatgcatgtactcagcGTGACTATAGGTGTGCAGAGCTTAGTAATCTACAgacacatatgaaaactcatacaagGAAGAAACCTTATGCATGCACTCAGTGTGACTATTGGTCTGCAGATAAGGGTGATCTACGGAGACATGTGAAAACTCATACAAGGGAGAAGCCCTAcgcatgtactcagtgtgactataggtgtgTGCAGAGTGGTAGTCTACAGagacatatgaaaactcatacaggggagaaaccctatgcatgtacacagtgtgactataggtgtgCGCAGCGTGGTGCTCTACAGACACATATGCAAACTCATACAGGGGAAAAACTgtatgcatgtactcagtgtgactataggtgtgTGCAGAGTGGTAGTCTACAGagacatatgaaaactcatacaggggagaaaccctatgcatgtgcacagtgtgactataggtgtgTGCAGCGTAGTAATCTACAgacacatatgaaaactcatacaggggagaaaccctatgcatgtactcagtgtgactatagatGT AGTGGTAGTCTACAGagacatatgaaaactcatacaggggagaaaccctatgcatgtacacagtgtgactataggtgtgTGCAGCGTGGTACTCTACAgacacatatgaaaactcatataAGGGAGAAGCCCTAcgcatgtactcagtgtgactataggttTGTGGATAGTGGTAGTCTACAGAGACATATGAAAACGCATACAGGGGAaaaaccctatgcatgtactcagtgtgactataggtgtgTGCAGCGTATTCATCTACAGagacatatgaaaactcatacaggggagaaaccctatgcatgtactcagtgtgactataggtgtgTGCAGCATGGTAATTTACATagacatatgaaaactcatacagatTAG